A part of Dehalogenimonas sp. W genomic DNA contains:
- the smpB gene encoding SsrA-binding protein SmpB, with protein sequence MAEIKVVATNHKAFHNYYISDPMEAGLVLTGTEIKSIRGGRISLGDAYVRSDNGEMWLLNAHIARYDPGSYMSHEPTRRRKLLIHKKEMRQMLARIKEQGLTLVPTKIYIKGNRAKVEVAVGRGKKLYDKREVIKKRDSDRELGRVLKSRLK encoded by the coding sequence ATGGCTGAGATAAAAGTCGTCGCCACCAATCACAAGGCGTTTCACAACTACTACATCAGTGACCCGATGGAAGCCGGGCTGGTGCTGACCGGCACGGAGATTAAATCCATCCGGGGCGGTCGGATTAGCTTGGGCGACGCTTATGTGCGGTCGGACAACGGTGAGATGTGGTTGCTTAACGCGCATATCGCCCGTTATGACCCCGGCTCCTACATGAGTCATGAACCGACCCGGCGGCGTAAACTGCTCATCCATAAAAAGGAAATGCGCCAGATGCTGGCCCGTATCAAGGAACAGGGTTTGACCCTGGTGCCGACGAAGATTTACATCAAGGGCAATCGGGCTAAGGTGGAAGTGGCCGTCGGCCGGGGTAAGAAACTCTACGACAAGCGCGAGGTCATCAAAAAGCGTGATTCCGACCGTGAGCTGGGCCGGGTACTAAAAAGCCGGCTCAAATAA
- a CDS encoding YwbE family protein has protein sequence MNGTSRSDIKPGTRVSIVLKADQQSGKLTEGVVQEILTKSPAHPHGIKVRLASGEVGRVKAIR, from the coding sequence TTGAACGGAACCAGCCGGTCCGACATAAAACCGGGGACACGGGTCTCCATAGTCCTGAAAGCTGATCAGCAATCGGGCAAGCTAACCGAAGGGGTTGTCCAGGAGATTCTGACCAAATCCCCGGCGCATCCACACGGCATCAAGGTGCGGCTGGCAAGCGGTGAGGTGGGACGGGTGAAAGCTATCAGATAA
- a CDS encoding sensor histidine kinase, translating to MTGASGEVTAGHLYEMKRLEWLFIGARWLWVPAIFLLAWMQKPSSDIPIISIGLITASVNAAAMVFNLRIKTPKSQQILGTSMLVIDSLVAWVLILLFVSDFYTAAYAGFLFVAMEGSIRYGLKGSLVMAAAFAVGLLGAYIFRDAVYGVRFSYTGYTFWALLVFLVAVPMGLIVDEGQRQRRRSETYLKEKTLLEERQRIARDMHDNVLKTLHGLSLEATVLERRLGDNTESSVKDTISYIGEVCQQTSREIREVILDLRNEPGNVGIGAIISSILDRWSVRTDIKIEFELIGEDRIVADATAHQLRNIISEALTNVERHAEASRVAATLTLTHDSLSLVIHDNGHGFGEGAREPDVNIAAGRLGLAGMKERVSLMGGSFQLESAGRGTRLIIILPLNRETSDEPN from the coding sequence ATGACCGGGGCATCCGGTGAGGTGACCGCCGGTCATCTATATGAGATGAAGCGTCTGGAATGGCTTTTCATCGGCGCCCGGTGGCTGTGGGTGCCGGCGATCTTCCTGCTGGCCTGGATGCAGAAGCCGTCGTCGGATATCCCCATAATATCAATCGGATTAATAACTGCCTCGGTCAATGCGGCCGCCATGGTCTTTAACCTCAGAATCAAGACGCCAAAGTCACAGCAGATCCTCGGCACCTCCATGCTGGTTATTGATTCTTTAGTAGCCTGGGTCTTGATCCTTCTTTTCGTCAGCGATTTTTATACCGCCGCCTATGCCGGTTTCCTGTTTGTGGCAATGGAAGGGAGCATCCGCTACGGACTTAAGGGCAGTTTGGTTATGGCCGCCGCCTTCGCAGTCGGACTTCTGGGTGCTTATATCTTCCGGGATGCGGTTTACGGCGTTCGTTTCAGTTATACCGGCTATACCTTTTGGGCTCTGCTTGTTTTTCTTGTAGCGGTACCCATGGGGCTGATCGTAGATGAGGGGCAAAGACAGCGTCGCCGAAGCGAAACCTATCTGAAAGAAAAAACGCTTCTTGAGGAGCGCCAGCGTATCGCCCGTGACATGCACGATAATGTCCTCAAAACCCTTCATGGTCTGTCGCTGGAGGCGACAGTGCTGGAGCGAAGGCTGGGCGACAACACAGAGTCTTCCGTGAAAGATACAATCAGTTATATCGGTGAAGTCTGTCAGCAAACCAGCCGGGAGATCAGAGAAGTCATTCTTGACCTTCGGAATGAGCCTGGAAACGTTGGGATCGGGGCGATAATTTCCAGCATACTTGACCGATGGAGCGTCAGAACAGATATCAAGATTGAATTTGAACTGATTGGGGAAGACCGCATTGTGGCTGATGCGACGGCGCATCAACTGCGCAACATCATCTCCGAAGCCCTGACCAACGTTGAACGCCATGCCGAAGCCTCACGGGTGGCAGCGACCCTAACCCTAACACATGACTCATTATCGCTGGTAATCCACGACAATGGCCACGGCTTTGGAGAAGGCGCAAGGGAACCTGATGTAAATATCGCTGCCGGAAGGTTAGGGCTTGCCGGAATGAAAGAAAGGGTATCATTGATGGGGGGCAGTTTTCAGCTTGAAAGTGCCGGCAGGGGCACCAGGCTGATCATTATCTTACCGCTTAACCGGGAGACTTCAGATGAGCCGAATTAA
- a CDS encoding glutamine synthetase family protein has protein sequence MSQAANLNANTIARYLDKAPADFTKADIIKFVEENGIAAVNFRHLGGDGRLKTLNFIVNSREQLDQILSAGERVDGSSLFSYIDSASSDLYVVPRYRTAFVNPFATIPSIDILGTYFTKEGERLASSPENILKKAQDNLKEKAGLRFEAMGELEYYVIAPRQHLYPTVAQKGYQESAPFCKWETLRYEAMNLIAQAGGKIKYGHSEVGHISSDDHEMEQNEIEFSPVDVEDAADQLVVAKWILRMLGRRNNVTLTFAPKILVGHAGSGMHVHTRVMKGDKNMLVDDGKLNDFARRVIAGYLKLAPSLTAFGNTIPLSFLRLVPHQEAPTNVCWGDRNRSGLVRVPLGWLHAKDMAADANLDEAVSSCNFSNNQTVEFRSPDGSANIHLLMAGLAVAVQHGLEMENALDLAKKLYVDVNIFASSNKDIQSALPQLPTSCWDAADCLLEDRAVYEKDGIFPASVIDGLVKILKHHEDKDLSERFYGKGDEIQKMVDDYIHI, from the coding sequence ATGTCCCAAGCTGCAAATCTCAATGCCAACACCATCGCCAGGTATCTGGATAAGGCTCCAGCCGATTTTACCAAGGCCGACATCATCAAGTTTGTAGAAGAAAACGGTATTGCCGCCGTCAATTTTCGGCATCTGGGCGGCGACGGTCGCCTGAAGACCCTTAATTTCATAGTCAACAGTCGGGAGCAACTGGACCAAATCCTGTCCGCCGGTGAACGGGTGGACGGCTCCAGTCTGTTCTCTTACATTGATTCCGCCTCCAGCGATTTGTATGTGGTTCCCCGTTACCGGACGGCCTTTGTTAATCCTTTCGCCACTATCCCGTCCATAGATATTCTGGGGACATACTTCACCAAGGAAGGGGAACGGTTAGCCAGTTCTCCGGAAAATATCCTTAAAAAAGCTCAGGACAACCTGAAGGAAAAAGCCGGACTGCGGTTTGAAGCCATGGGTGAGCTGGAATACTATGTTATCGCTCCCAGGCAGCATCTTTATCCAACTGTGGCTCAGAAGGGTTATCAGGAATCCGCGCCCTTTTGTAAATGGGAAACTTTAAGGTATGAGGCCATGAATTTGATTGCCCAGGCCGGCGGGAAGATCAAATACGGTCATTCCGAGGTGGGGCACATCTCCAGCGACGACCACGAGATGGAGCAGAACGAGATTGAGTTTTCTCCGGTAGACGTGGAGGACGCTGCCGACCAACTGGTTGTCGCCAAGTGGATACTGCGGATGTTGGGTCGCCGGAATAATGTGACTCTGACCTTTGCACCGAAGATCCTGGTTGGCCACGCCGGCAGCGGTATGCACGTTCATACCCGGGTCATGAAGGGCGACAAGAACATGCTGGTGGATGACGGCAAGCTGAACGATTTTGCCCGCCGTGTCATCGCTGGTTACCTGAAACTAGCCCCGTCATTGACGGCGTTCGGTAATACCATTCCGCTGTCCTTCCTGCGGTTAGTGCCCCATCAGGAAGCCCCGACCAATGTCTGCTGGGGCGACCGCAATCGCTCCGGCCTGGTCCGCGTACCGCTAGGGTGGCTGCATGCCAAGGACATGGCCGCCGATGCTAATCTGGATGAAGCCGTGAGTTCCTGCAATTTCAGCAATAATCAGACGGTGGAGTTCCGTTCTCCGGACGGTTCAGCCAATATCCACCTGTTAATGGCCGGGTTAGCCGTGGCGGTTCAGCACGGTCTGGAAATGGAAAACGCTTTGGATTTGGCGAAAAAACTGTATGTTGATGTCAATATCTTTGCTTCCAGTAATAAGGATATCCAGAGCGCTCTGCCGCAGTTACCGACTTCCTGCTGGGATGCGGCTGATTGCCTGCTGGAAGACAGGGCGGTCTATGAAAAAGACGGCATTTTCCCTGCGTCTGTAATTGACGGTTTAGTCAAGATTCTAAAACACCATGAGGACAAAGACCTCAGCGAGCGTTTTTACGGCAAGGGTGATGAGATTCAGAAAATGGTGGATGATTATATCCACATTTAG
- a CDS encoding MFS transporter, translated as MLASSSSFILWSSVSIALPAIQESFGSNVAGLQWVVNAHLLTLAALLLIGGALGDRYGRRKIFLIGMSVFAAGAIASGFASSISQLILLQALQGVGSALMVPQSLAIINVCFRDTERGRAIGLWAGVSGGIAALGPWLGGWLVETSGWPVVFWMVLPVIGLAMVVTVRFVPENQERAAKKLDWPGTIFIFLGLLGIAFGLIAGPNSGWGSPLVLSSLFLGGASLFAFIIMEKRTSAPLIPLGLFKNPLVFGANVVTLLLYFAFNGVILFSVLNLQQIQGYSPSQTGLGLLPPTIIITLLAAPAGALADKFGPRPQMIGGPLVAGLGIALLMTGGTDAAYFRHFLPGLIVIGIGMAMVIAPLTKSALTVNPGSSGAASGVNNAIARTAGLLAVAVLGAFMLLIFTPTLRQTIQSSALSPTQQTAILSQSDRLGGIVIPADFSESAKAASQNAISGSYIISFRWTMGLCFLLVLSASAVSYYTIEWKNQYGNRIYTDRE; from the coding sequence CTGCTCGCATCCAGTTCTTCATTCATATTATGGAGTTCAGTATCAATCGCCTTACCCGCCATTCAGGAATCATTCGGCAGTAACGTGGCCGGCCTCCAATGGGTGGTCAATGCCCATTTGCTGACCCTGGCCGCATTGCTCCTTATCGGCGGTGCCCTGGGCGACCGTTATGGCCGCAGAAAGATTTTCCTCATCGGCATGTCGGTATTTGCCGCCGGAGCCATCGCTTCGGGATTCGCTTCGTCAATCAGCCAGCTTATCCTGCTTCAAGCCCTCCAGGGCGTCGGCTCGGCACTGATGGTGCCCCAGAGTCTGGCTATCATCAATGTCTGTTTCCGCGATACTGAGCGCGGTAGGGCCATTGGCTTATGGGCTGGCGTTTCCGGCGGCATCGCCGCCTTAGGGCCATGGCTCGGCGGCTGGCTGGTGGAAACTTCCGGATGGCCGGTGGTGTTCTGGATGGTACTCCCGGTCATTGGGTTGGCCATGGTGGTCACCGTCAGATTTGTACCGGAAAACCAGGAGCGGGCCGCCAAAAAACTGGACTGGCCGGGTACGATATTTATCTTTTTGGGTTTACTGGGTATCGCCTTTGGTCTGATTGCCGGCCCAAATTCCGGCTGGGGCAGTCCGCTGGTGCTGAGCAGTTTATTCCTGGGTGGTGCGTCATTATTCGCCTTCATCATCATGGAAAAACGCACTTCAGCGCCGCTGATTCCCCTTGGATTATTCAAAAACCCACTGGTTTTCGGGGCCAATGTCGTCACTCTCCTGCTGTATTTTGCCTTTAACGGTGTTATTTTATTCAGCGTCTTGAACCTCCAGCAGATCCAGGGTTATTCCCCTTCCCAGACCGGCCTGGGGTTGCTGCCCCCTACTATTATCATTACCCTGTTGGCAGCCCCGGCCGGAGCACTGGCGGATAAATTCGGACCCCGACCCCAAATGATCGGTGGCCCGTTAGTAGCGGGGCTGGGTATTGCCCTCCTCATGACCGGAGGTACCGACGCCGCCTATTTCCGGCATTTTCTGCCGGGTTTGATTGTTATAGGAATTGGCATGGCCATGGTAATCGCGCCACTAACCAAATCAGCCCTCACAGTGAATCCCGGCAGTTCCGGAGCAGCGTCCGGAGTGAACAACGCCATTGCCCGGACGGCCGGACTTCTGGCAGTGGCCGTACTGGGCGCTTTCATGCTGCTGATTTTTACCCCCACTCTCCGGCAAACGATCCAGTCATCTGCACTCAGTCCGACCCAGCAAACAGCGATTTTGAGCCAGAGCGACCGGCTTGGCGGTATCGTTATCCCTGCTGATTTTAGCGAATCTGCCAAGGCGGCCAGTCAAAATGCCATAAGCGGATCTTATATCATCAGCTTCCGTTGGACGATGGGTTTGTGCTTCTTACTGGTTTTATCAGCTTCCGCCGTCTCCTATTACACTATTGAATGGAAAAACCAGTATGGCAACAGAATTTACACCGATCGGGAATAA
- a CDS encoding helix-turn-helix transcriptional regulator, with protein MPQNPKADTPANDTAASHHEPPPLWRLPLPATISGRTEIALRERVKELNCLYGITKLAGQHHSSLDNFLQELVEFLPPSWQHADHTCAEITFEDRLYLSLNFQETPWHQSAPIFLNNKAVGKCAIYYTVEYPTAYEGPFLREERELLNAVADQIGSIAGQLSADLELEELNQQLKLERQALRESNTALKVILSRNEQQQQDIRCDIRHNVEKILLPIMDSVVIHLPASQKKYVELLKENLKEITSPFIGNLSSNFFALSPTEIIICNMVKNGMTSKEIAEIRGVSTTTIHHHREKIRRKLGIANQEVNLATFLQHNIIETE; from the coding sequence ATGCCGCAAAACCCAAAAGCCGATACACCGGCGAATGATACGGCAGCCAGCCACCATGAACCGCCGCCGTTATGGAGACTGCCGCTGCCGGCGACAATTTCCGGGCGCACGGAAATCGCATTGAGAGAAAGAGTTAAGGAGCTTAATTGCCTCTACGGTATTACTAAATTGGCCGGGCAACACCACTCTTCTTTGGATAACTTCCTGCAGGAGTTGGTGGAATTTCTGCCGCCTTCGTGGCAACATGCTGACCACACCTGTGCCGAAATCACCTTTGAGGATCGGCTTTACCTATCCCTCAACTTCCAGGAAACGCCCTGGCATCAATCAGCACCAATATTTCTGAACAATAAAGCCGTTGGCAAATGCGCCATCTACTATACGGTTGAATACCCCACCGCGTATGAAGGCCCTTTCCTGCGGGAGGAGCGAGAATTGTTGAACGCAGTTGCCGATCAGATCGGCAGCATCGCCGGCCAGCTATCTGCCGATCTGGAGCTTGAGGAGCTGAATCAACAGCTGAAACTGGAACGCCAAGCGCTGCGGGAAAGTAATACCGCTCTCAAAGTAATCCTGTCTCGGAACGAGCAGCAGCAACAGGACATACGCTGTGACATCCGGCATAATGTAGAAAAAATACTGCTCCCGATCATGGACTCGGTGGTAATACACCTGCCGGCTTCCCAAAAAAAATACGTGGAACTCTTGAAAGAAAACCTGAAAGAAATCACTTCGCCGTTCATAGGCAATTTATCCAGCAACTTTTTCGCCCTGTCGCCAACCGAAATCATCATTTGTAATATGGTTAAAAACGGCATGACTTCCAAGGAAATCGCCGAAATCCGGGGCGTATCCACTACTACCATCCACCATCATCGGGAGAAAATCCGCCGTAAGCTCGGTATTGCCAATCAGGAAGTAAACCTGGCCACTTTCCTGCAGCACAATATCATTGAAACCGAGTAA
- the pheA gene encoding prephenate dehydratase, with amino-acid sequence MIKISIQGSRGSFHDIVARKKFPGDSEIIESETFKQVFDDVHKGVSDYGVVAIENSIYGSFLDNYDHLLKYDTRIVGEEYLRIVLNLIALPNTKIENITEVYTHPMAMNQAEEWLEKHPKMQRIETDDTAAAVRLIKEDDMHTAAAIGSVLAAEIYGMKVIAKDIETEKKNYTRFLIIARPDAPYDLDADKTSLVIRAKNIPGALYNVLKCFNDEDINLSKIESRPIIGKSAWDYYFYLDFEKGLNAPATQRALKGLEKVASMIKILGTYRRDDKVDAE; translated from the coding sequence ATGATCAAGATTTCCATCCAGGGATCCCGCGGTTCCTTCCATGATATCGTCGCCCGCAAGAAGTTTCCCGGAGACTCCGAAATCATTGAGAGCGAGACCTTCAAGCAGGTCTTTGATGATGTTCACAAGGGCGTATCGGACTACGGTGTGGTTGCTATTGAGAACTCTATCTACGGCTCCTTTCTGGATAACTATGACCACCTGCTGAAATACGATACCCGTATTGTCGGCGAGGAATATCTGCGTATTGTGCTGAACCTCATCGCCCTGCCGAATACTAAAATTGAGAATATTACCGAAGTCTATACCCACCCAATGGCCATGAATCAGGCGGAGGAATGGCTGGAGAAGCATCCCAAAATGCAGCGCATTGAAACCGATGACACCGCCGCCGCCGTCCGGTTGATTAAAGAAGATGATATGCATACCGCTGCGGCGATTGGTTCCGTATTAGCGGCTGAAATTTACGGCATGAAGGTCATCGCTAAAGATATTGAAACGGAAAAGAAGAACTATACCCGCTTCCTTATCATCGCCCGGCCCGACGCCCCGTATGATCTGGATGCCGATAAAACATCGCTGGTTATCCGAGCCAAAAATATCCCCGGTGCCCTCTATAATGTCCTTAAGTGTTTTAACGATGAGGACATCAACCTGTCTAAGATTGAGAGCCGTCCCATCATCGGCAAGAGTGCCTGGGACTACTATTTTTACCTGGACTTTGAAAAAGGGCTGAACGCCCCGGCTACCCAGCGAGCGCTGAAGGGATTGGAAAAAGTTGCCTCCATGATCAAGATATTGGGGACATACCGCCGCGATGACAAGGTAGATGCAGAATAG
- a CDS encoding SAM-dependent chlorinase/fluorinase has translation MNSVITLTTDFGTTDAYVGAVKGVILGINPAAQIVDISHQIQPQNIHQAAFILSRAFPYFPHSAVHLVVVDPGVGSNRRIIILRTPVGTFIGPDNGVLSYAARGYILQETGSAARGPQLATLTGEARAVAVTNSHFFRQPVSDTFHARDIMAPVAALLSQGFQINAFGETIDRLQMLPLSRPASDGAVVQGHVIHIDSFGNIITDVRCEDLLPGSNDLRLELHGHLISGLAQNYADTNGLLALFGSSGYLEIALKNGSAAAITSVRIGDEIKIRAGAS, from the coding sequence ATGAACTCCGTCATCACCCTGACAACTGATTTTGGTACCACCGATGCCTATGTCGGAGCGGTTAAGGGTGTTATCCTGGGAATCAATCCCGCCGCCCAAATCGTAGATATCAGCCACCAGATCCAGCCACAGAATATTCACCAGGCGGCTTTTATCCTGTCGAGAGCGTTTCCCTATTTCCCTCATTCCGCCGTTCATCTGGTGGTAGTTGACCCCGGCGTCGGCTCCAATCGCCGCATCATCATCCTCAGAACCCCGGTGGGCACTTTCATCGGCCCGGATAACGGGGTATTGTCCTATGCCGCCCGGGGCTATATTTTGCAGGAAACGGGCAGTGCCGCCCGTGGGCCGCAACTGGCCACTTTGACCGGCGAGGCCCGCGCCGTGGCGGTCACCAACAGCCATTTCTTCCGCCAGCCGGTATCCGACACCTTTCACGCCCGGGACATCATGGCGCCGGTTGCGGCGCTGTTATCGCAGGGATTTCAGATCAACGCCTTCGGTGAAACTATTGACCGGCTTCAGATGTTACCGCTGTCCCGTCCGGCCAGTGACGGCGCCGTTGTACAGGGGCACGTTATCCATATTGACAGCTTCGGCAACATCATCACCGACGTCCGCTGCGAGGACCTGCTGCCAGGCAGCAACGACCTGCGACTGGAACTGCACGGCCATTTGATCAGCGGGCTGGCCCAAAATTACGCCGACACTAACGGCCTGCTGGCGCTGTTCGGTTCATCCGGCTATCTGGAAATTGCCTTGAAGAACGGAAGCGCCGCGGCAATTACCTCCGTCCGCATCGGTGATGAGATAAAAATAAGGGCGGGTGCCAGCTAG
- the secG gene encoding preprotein translocase subunit SecG: protein MLTFLLIAQIIIAVTLGLSTLLQVKGGGLGGIFGQADTVFRTKRGIEKTLFQLTIALVILFVLISIWILLII from the coding sequence ATGCTCACCTTTTTGTTAATAGCCCAGATTATCATCGCCGTGACTCTCGGCCTGTCCACCCTGCTTCAGGTCAAGGGCGGCGGGCTCGGCGGCATCTTCGGTCAGGCGGACACCGTTTTCCGGACCAAGCGCGGGATTGAGAAAACCCTGTTTCAACTTACCATCGCGCTGGTAATACTGTTCGTCCTGATTTCCATCTGGATACTGCTGATCATTTAG
- the gatB gene encoding Asp-tRNA(Asn)/Glu-tRNA(Gln) amidotransferase subunit GatB — protein sequence MSNTATTTKYETVIGLEVHAQLATASKMYCRCASDYAAAPPNTRVCPVCLGLPGVLPVINKRAVEFTMMTALALNCTIAPHSKFDRKNYPYPDLMKGYQISQFDEPIGRNGWLDITVNGEVRRIGITRVHLEEDVAKLLHRDELGGGHSLVDINRSGVPLMEIVSEPDMREPEEARQYLMKLRTILRYLSVSVANMEEGSFRCDANISLRPTGQTELNPKVEVKNMNSFRAVFRALEYEVIRQTEDYDLGVRVAQETRGWLDEKGETVSQRSKEFAHDYRYFPEPDLPPLEFDAKWIAEIRSRLPELPEARQSRFIKDYGLSDYDAALLTSARETADYFEAVLSADLNVTAKDAANWVNGEVSRIMNAENVDIAVFSNQVSAAGLSGLILITDKGTINNATAKSVLEEMYRSGHSAETIIKDKGLAQISDDSALRDMAAEVIAANPAAVADYRAGKEQSVKFMVGQLMKLSRGRANPALAAEIIQQKLKEG from the coding sequence ATGAGTAATACAGCTACCACAACCAAATATGAAACGGTCATCGGGCTGGAAGTCCACGCCCAATTGGCCACCGCCAGCAAGATGTACTGCCGCTGTGCTTCGGATTATGCCGCAGCACCGCCTAATACTCGTGTCTGCCCGGTGTGTCTGGGTTTACCCGGCGTCCTGCCGGTAATTAACAAACGGGCTGTAGAATTCACCATGATGACGGCGCTGGCGCTTAACTGTACCATCGCCCCGCACTCCAAGTTTGACCGCAAAAACTATCCTTACCCGGACCTGATGAAAGGTTATCAGATTTCCCAGTTTGATGAGCCCATCGGCCGCAACGGCTGGCTGGATATTACGGTCAACGGTGAGGTCAGACGCATCGGCATCACCCGCGTCCATCTTGAGGAGGATGTGGCCAAGCTGCTCCACCGTGATGAACTCGGCGGCGGTCATTCTCTGGTGGACATCAACCGCTCCGGCGTACCGCTGATGGAAATTGTTTCCGAACCGGACATGCGGGAGCCGGAAGAGGCCCGGCAATATCTGATGAAGCTGCGCACCATCCTGCGTTATCTCAGCGTCTCGGTCGCCAATATGGAAGAAGGCTCCTTCCGCTGTGACGCCAATATTTCACTGCGCCCGACCGGCCAGACTGAATTAAATCCCAAAGTGGAAGTCAAGAACATGAACAGCTTCCGCGCCGTTTTTCGGGCGCTGGAATACGAGGTAATCCGCCAGACCGAGGATTATGACCTCGGCGTCCGCGTCGCTCAGGAAACCCGCGGCTGGCTGGATGAAAAGGGCGAGACCGTTTCGCAACGCTCCAAGGAATTTGCCCATGATTACCGCTACTTCCCGGAGCCGGACCTGCCGCCGCTGGAATTTGACGCTAAATGGATAGCTGAAATCAGGTCTCGCCTGCCGGAACTGCCGGAGGCGCGTCAGTCCCGTTTTATCAAGGACTACGGTCTGTCGGATTATGATGCCGCCCTGCTGACCTCGGCACGGGAAACGGCGGATTATTTTGAAGCGGTCTTAAGTGCCGACCTGAATGTAACCGCCAAGGACGCCGCCAACTGGGTCAACGGCGAAGTGTCCCGAATCATGAACGCGGAGAACGTTGATATTGCCGTCTTCAGCAATCAGGTATCGGCCGCCGGCCTGTCCGGTCTGATTCTCATCACCGATAAGGGAACCATCAATAATGCCACCGCCAAAAGTGTGCTGGAAGAGATGTACCGCTCCGGCCACAGCGCCGAAACCATTATCAAGGACAAGGGATTGGCGCAAATCTCCGACGACAGCGCACTCCGGGATATGGCCGCCGAGGTCATCGCCGCTAATCCTGCCGCAGTGGCTGATTATCGGGCTGGCAAGGAACAGTCTGTAAAATTTATGGTCGGTCAACTGATGAAACTCTCGCGGGGACGCGCCAATCCGGCGCTGGCCGCTGAAATTATTCAACAGAAGCTCAAGGAAGGTTAA
- a CDS encoding response regulator transcription factor: MSRIKVLIVDDNFVARRGLRSFLEMEKDISVLGEAANGNDAVSWVKENTPDVVLMDVRMPGMDGIKATSELLNLKPEVKILMLTVVEDQTTILRALLAGAAGYLVYGQFTPDELSLAVRAVAAGHTKVTPPVSHELLEKIRRSNSQIHSIAESEITEPLTVREVEILGLIAAGAGNQEIGQTLYIEEKTVKNHINVIYSKLQIKSRYEAISYMLRHKSNS; this comes from the coding sequence ATGAGCCGAATTAAGGTGCTCATAGTGGACGATAACTTTGTAGCTAGGCGCGGACTACGCAGCTTTTTGGAGATGGAAAAGGACATCTCGGTGCTTGGAGAAGCCGCCAACGGCAACGATGCCGTCTCATGGGTAAAGGAGAATACACCGGATGTTGTTCTTATGGATGTGCGCATGCCCGGCATGGATGGGATAAAAGCTACCAGTGAGCTACTGAATCTAAAACCAGAAGTCAAAATACTCATGCTAACCGTCGTGGAAGACCAGACCACTATCTTACGGGCACTGCTGGCTGGAGCAGCCGGATATCTGGTTTACGGTCAGTTCACCCCCGATGAACTGTCGCTGGCTGTCCGAGCCGTCGCTGCCGGTCATACCAAAGTGACGCCGCCGGTCAGCCATGAACTGCTGGAAAAAATCCGCCGGAGCAATTCGCAGATTCATAGTATTGCCGAATCCGAAATCACTGAGCCGTTAACAGTCAGAGAGGTTGAAATATTAGGATTGATTGCCGCCGGAGCGGGCAATCAGGAGATCGGACAGACTCTGTACATTGAAGAAAAAACAGTCAAAAATCACATTAATGTCATCTACTCAAAATTACAGATCAAGAGCCGTTACGAAGCAATAAGCTATATGCTACGGCATAAGTCCAACTCATGA
- a CDS encoding DsbA family protein: protein MGKGLVDSLHNEFDIEETWLGFEIHPETPPGGADLSGRYDPDDMAQMKAMLARRAEELGLPYNPSPILANSALALAGAEYARDNGRFPEFHREMLEAVFARGQNIGLREVIAETADRAGLDGKEMLKAIDENRYEERLKKSQDLGHELRVTGVPTFIINDRYAIVGAQPIETFRQIFGRVEEEAGQTSA from the coding sequence ATCGGCAAGGGCCTTGTCGACAGTTTGCATAATGAGTTTGACATTGAAGAGACCTGGCTGGGCTTTGAAATTCATCCCGAAACGCCGCCGGGCGGCGCCGACCTCAGCGGACGCTATGATCCCGATGACATGGCTCAGATGAAAGCCATGCTGGCCCGCCGGGCCGAGGAGCTGGGGCTGCCTTATAACCCGTCGCCGATTCTGGCTAATTCTGCGCTGGCGCTGGCCGGGGCCGAATACGCCCGGGACAACGGTCGCTTTCCAGAGTTCCATCGCGAGATGCTGGAAGCGGTTTTTGCCCGGGGACAGAATATTGGTCTGCGGGAAGTTATCGCTGAAACAGCTGATCGCGCCGGTCTGGACGGGAAAGAAATGTTGAAGGCGATTGACGAAAACCGGTACGAGGAGCGGCTGAAGAAGTCGCAAGACCTGGGTCACGAACTTCGTGTTACCGGCGTGCCGACCTTTATCATCAACGATCGCTACGCTATTGTCGGCGCGCAGCCCATTGAGACCTTCCGTCAGATTTTCGGTCGGGTTGAAGAGGAAGCCGGCCAGACCTCAGCTTAA